The Glycine soja cultivar W05 chromosome 6, ASM419377v2, whole genome shotgun sequence genome has a window encoding:
- the LOC114414246 gene encoding GPI-anchored protein LLG2, with amino-acid sequence MGSNAFFSSILYFFLLATLVSSAPFLSDDIFESGASTGRALLQAKKACGVDFENKNYTVLTSQCKGPQYPPKVCCEAFKQFACPFSNEVNDMTTDCATVMFSYINIYGKYPPGLFANQCKEGNQGLDCSQVTPTNTSSNTIHVAAPPHFFSLATISAFLGFLFHLF; translated from the exons atgggtTCAAACGCCTTCTTCTCTTCCATTCTCTATTTTTTCCTACTAGCCACATTGGTCTCCTCTGCCCCATTTCTTTCTG ATGACATATTTGAGTCTGGGGCATCCACTGGCCGTGCCCTCCTACAGGCTAAGAAAG CTTGTGGAGTTGACTTTGAGAACAAGAACTACACTGTCCTCACAAGCCAATGCAAGGGACCCCAGTACCCACCCAAAGTGTGCTGTGAGGCTTTCAAGCAATTTGCTTGCCCTTTTTCAAATGAGGTCAATGACATGACAACTGATTGCGCCACAGTTATGTTTAGCTACATCAACATCTATGGCAAATACCCTCCTGGCCTATTTGCCAATCAGTGCAAAGAAGGGAACCAAGGTCTTGATTGCAGCCAAGTTACACCAACCAACACTTCTTCCAACACCATTCATGTGGCTGCTCCTCCTCACTTTTTCTCACTTGCTACCATTTCTGCTTTCCTGGGATTCTTGTTCCACTTGTTCTGA